A single region of the Halorubrum depositum genome encodes:
- a CDS encoding 50S ribosomal protein L1, which yields MADTIQEAVTLALDDAPERNFRETVDIAINLRDLDLNDPSNRIDESVVLPAGTGQETQIVVFAEGETAVRAQEVADQVLDSDDLEDLGDDDDRAKDLAGETDFFVAEANLMQDIGRYLGTVLGPRGKMPTPLQPDDDVVETVNRMKNTVQLRSRDRRTFHTRVGAEDMGAEAITDNIDVIVRRLEASLEKGPLNIDGIYVKTTMGPAKEVPV from the coding sequence ATGGCAGACACAATACAAGAGGCCGTAACTCTCGCACTCGACGATGCGCCCGAGCGGAACTTCCGCGAGACCGTGGACATCGCGATCAACCTGCGAGACCTTGACCTCAACGATCCGTCGAACCGCATCGACGAGTCCGTCGTGCTGCCGGCTGGAACGGGGCAGGAGACACAGATCGTCGTCTTCGCGGAGGGCGAAACCGCCGTCCGCGCTCAGGAAGTCGCTGACCAAGTACTTGACAGCGACGACCTCGAGGACCTCGGAGACGACGACGACCGCGCAAAGGACCTGGCCGGCGAAACCGACTTCTTCGTCGCGGAGGCCAACCTGATGCAGGACATCGGTCGGTACCTCGGTACCGTCCTCGGTCCGCGCGGGAAGATGCCTACCCCACTACAGCCGGACGACGACGTCGTCGAGACCGTCAACCGGATGAAGAACACGGTGCAGCTCCGGTCCCGCGACCGGCGCACGTTCCACACTCGCGTCGGCGCCGAGGACATGGGCGCCGAGGCGATCACGGACAACATCGACGTCATCGTCCGGCGGCTCGAAGCGAGCCTCGAGAAGGGCCCGCTCAACATCGACGGGATCTACGTGAAGACCACGATGGGTCCCGCCAAGGAGGTGCCCGTATGA